Proteins encoded within one genomic window of Bacillus sp. 1NLA3E:
- a CDS encoding aminotransferase-like domain-containing protein: MGNKFAERARLVKSSETREILKVTERPEVISFAGGLPAPELFPVEALKGACNAVLNEEGAASLQYSTTEGYIPLREFIVQRMKVIGINSTIENVLITSGSQQAIDLTGRLFINEGDTIICESPTYLAAINVFKSYNAKFVEVSMDDDGMVMEELEKKLQEHPDAKFIYTIPDFQNPTGRTLKLERRKRMIELANQYDVLIVEDNPYGAVRFAGEPLPPVKHFDTESRVIYLSTFSKIFAPGLRLGWICADKTFIDKYVSFKQIADLHTDSFAQRITAKYMELYDIEEHVNTIKAVYKERCTAMLSCIEEFFPKNLAYSKPEGGLFIWVELPDSVDSGELFAECLENNVAFVPGAPFFPNGTKKNTLRLNYSNMPIDKINEGMKRIGEIVHRKLEKENTFFKREL, translated from the coding sequence ATGGGGAATAAATTTGCAGAGAGAGCTCGTTTAGTAAAATCCTCTGAGACACGTGAAATTTTAAAAGTAACAGAAAGACCAGAAGTAATCTCTTTTGCGGGAGGACTGCCCGCTCCAGAGTTGTTTCCAGTAGAAGCTCTTAAGGGTGCATGCAATGCTGTATTGAATGAAGAGGGTGCGGCTTCCCTTCAATATAGCACGACTGAAGGATATATTCCTTTAAGAGAATTTATTGTTCAAAGGATGAAAGTTATCGGGATCAACTCTACTATTGAAAATGTTCTTATCACATCAGGGTCCCAGCAAGCAATCGACCTTACTGGAAGATTATTTATCAATGAGGGAGATACTATTATTTGTGAAAGCCCAACCTATCTTGCAGCAATTAACGTTTTCAAGTCATATAATGCTAAATTTGTTGAAGTATCCATGGATGATGATGGAATGGTTATGGAAGAACTTGAGAAAAAGTTGCAAGAACATCCTGATGCAAAATTTATCTATACTATCCCGGATTTTCAAAACCCTACAGGTCGTACATTGAAACTTGAAAGACGAAAAAGAATGATTGAGCTTGCTAATCAATATGATGTACTGATTGTAGAGGATAACCCCTATGGAGCTGTAAGATTTGCTGGAGAGCCACTCCCACCTGTGAAACATTTTGACACAGAGAGCAGAGTAATTTATTTAAGCACTTTCTCTAAGATTTTTGCTCCCGGTCTTCGACTTGGGTGGATTTGTGCAGATAAGACTTTTATTGATAAGTATGTTTCTTTTAAGCAAATAGCTGACTTGCATACGGACAGCTTTGCTCAAAGAATTACAGCAAAGTATATGGAACTTTACGACATCGAAGAGCACGTTAATACAATCAAAGCTGTTTATAAAGAAAGATGCACAGCTATGTTATCTTGTATTGAAGAATTTTTTCCTAAGAATTTGGCCTATAGTAAGCCAGAAGGCGGATTATTTATTTGGGTGGAGCTCCCTGATTCTGTTGATTCGGGGGAATTATTCGCTGAATGTTTGGAAAATAATGTTGCGTTTGTTCCTGGTGCCCCATTTTTTCCGAATGGAACTAAGAAAAATACTTTACGTTTAAATTACTCGAATATGCCTATAGACAAAATCAATGAGGGCATGAAGCGTATAGGAGAAATAGTGCATCGTAAATTAGAGAAAGAGAATACTTTTTTTAAAAGAGAATTATAA
- a CDS encoding MFS transporter: MMLHKDSVKAVAAQTASLQSYIRSSEKQQQLYKRTLIVVVISQIFGGAGLAAGITVGALLAQNMLGTDSVTGIPTALFTLGSAGAALLVGRFSQRFGRRTGLAVGFLAGGIGAIGVVIAALMNSILLLFTSLLIYGAGTATNLQARYAGTDLANRAQRAKAISMAMVSTTFGAVAGPNLVDVMGEFAISIGVPALAGPFILAAAAYIVAGLVLFILLRPDPFIVAKAISDAQRTSSNLLLGENSKLLSINRRGIFAGAAVMVLTQFVMLAIMTMTPIHMGHHEHGLNEVGLVIGFHIGAMFLPSLVTGFLVDKIGRTFMAIASAITLFVSGILAAVGPADSMVVLITALALLGLGWNFGLISGTAILVDSTPPSTRAKTQGSVDVLIALSGALGGGLSGMVVAHSSYATLSIAGAVLSLLLIPIVIGAGSTQRRSNKIEITE; encoded by the coding sequence ATTATGTTACATAAAGATAGTGTAAAAGCGGTAGCCGCCCAAACAGCTTCGCTACAAAGCTACATTCGTTCTTCAGAAAAACAACAACAATTATATAAAAGAACATTAATTGTTGTTGTCATATCCCAAATTTTTGGAGGAGCAGGACTTGCAGCAGGAATAACAGTAGGGGCACTTCTAGCGCAAAATATGTTAGGTACAGACAGTGTAACTGGAATTCCGACGGCTCTATTTACTTTGGGATCAGCAGGTGCTGCACTACTAGTGGGACGATTTTCTCAGAGATTTGGTCGTCGTACTGGACTTGCGGTAGGATTTTTGGCTGGAGGTATTGGTGCGATTGGAGTAGTTATTGCAGCATTAATGAATAGCATTCTACTTTTATTTACTTCACTGCTTATCTACGGGGCTGGAACGGCTACAAACTTACAAGCACGCTACGCAGGAACTGACTTGGCAAACCGGGCACAAAGAGCAAAGGCTATTAGTATGGCCATGGTTTCCACTACATTCGGTGCTGTTGCTGGCCCAAACCTGGTGGATGTAATGGGTGAGTTTGCTATATCCATAGGAGTTCCTGCTTTAGCTGGTCCATTTATATTAGCTGCTGCAGCGTATATAGTAGCTGGTTTAGTTCTATTCATTTTACTTCGTCCTGATCCCTTTATTGTTGCAAAAGCAATATCTGATGCTCAAAGAACATCCAGTAATTTACTTTTAGGGGAAAATTCAAAATTGTTATCAATAAACAGACGAGGCATTTTTGCAGGAGCTGCAGTAATGGTTCTCACTCAATTTGTGATGTTGGCAATTATGACGATGACACCCATACATATGGGACACCATGAACATGGGTTGAATGAAGTAGGACTTGTCATTGGATTTCATATAGGTGCTATGTTTTTGCCTTCGTTAGTAACTGGTTTTCTTGTTGATAAAATTGGCCGTACTTTTATGGCTATTGCTTCTGCCATTACACTATTTGTTTCTGGCATTTTAGCTGCTGTGGGACCTGCTGATTCGATGGTAGTGCTCATAACAGCACTTGCTTTACTTGGACTTGGCTGGAATTTTGGTTTAATTAGTGGCACAGCGATTCTTGTAGATTCAACTCCACCTTCTACTCGGGCTAAGACGCAGGGTTCTGTAGATGTTTTGATTGCTTTGTCGGGAGCATTAGGAGGAGGTTTATCTGGAATGGTTGTAGCACACTCCAGTTATGCAACTCTTTCAATTGCTGGTGCTGTGCTTTCATTACTGCTTATTCCAATTGTTATTGGGGCAGGTAGCACTCAAAGAAGGTCTAACAAAATAGAGATAACAGAGTAA
- a CDS encoding aminotransferase-like domain-containing protein encodes MPINSFENYPMSWKPSIDKTAKPIYQALARQLEQDILNGVLLPGTKLPPQRELADYLDLNLSTISKAFKVCELKGLLSASVGSGTFVSYDALSNAYLLEDTKPRHLIEMGATLPDNDSYEPLLLQLKSMLQETDYEKWFGYGRAGESLWQKDAAIKLIRRGGFETTIDHILFANGGQNAIAATLASLCKPGDRIGVDHHTYAGLKTVAAMLSVQIVPIKSENYEMSPTAFEYACKNDNIKGIYLIPDYHNPTASFMSVENRKMIAAIAKKYKQFIIEDASYHLLGKKPLPALASFAPEQVIYIASLSKVLALGLRLAYVAVPDQFKEPISKALYNLNITVSPLLAELTARTIVSNQFEVLIEGHLEQTIRRNQIVDRYLADFTCLGDQTGIFRWLLLPGKITGAEFELLAAQHGVQVYAAERFVVGNSCPERAVRVSVCAPKTPEELEQGLMILKCLLNDLT; translated from the coding sequence ATGCCGATTAATTCTTTTGAGAACTATCCAATGAGCTGGAAGCCATCGATTGATAAAACTGCTAAGCCTATTTATCAAGCACTCGCACGGCAATTGGAACAGGATATATTAAATGGAGTTTTATTACCTGGAACAAAACTTCCTCCACAGAGAGAACTGGCTGATTATTTGGATTTAAATTTAAGTACCATTTCAAAAGCTTTTAAAGTGTGTGAGTTAAAGGGCTTGCTAAGTGCATCTGTTGGAAGTGGCACATTTGTATCGTATGATGCGTTATCGAATGCGTATTTACTTGAAGATACAAAGCCGAGGCACTTAATTGAAATGGGAGCAACACTGCCAGATAATGATTCTTACGAGCCACTGCTACTCCAATTAAAAAGTATGCTCCAAGAGACAGATTATGAAAAATGGTTTGGTTATGGTAGGGCAGGCGAAAGCCTTTGGCAAAAGGATGCAGCTATAAAGCTAATCCGAAGAGGTGGGTTTGAAACAACCATTGATCACATTTTATTTGCAAATGGGGGCCAAAATGCGATTGCTGCTACATTGGCAAGTCTTTGTAAGCCAGGAGATCGCATTGGTGTGGACCATCATACATACGCTGGGTTAAAAACTGTTGCAGCTATGCTTAGTGTACAAATAGTACCGATAAAATCAGAGAACTATGAAATGAGTCCAACGGCTTTTGAGTATGCATGTAAAAATGATAATATTAAAGGCATTTATTTGATCCCAGATTATCATAATCCGACAGCTTCCTTTATGTCTGTTGAGAATCGAAAAATGATTGCAGCTATTGCAAAAAAATATAAACAGTTCATTATTGAAGATGCCTCATACCATCTTCTGGGTAAAAAACCTCTTCCAGCACTCGCATCATTTGCCCCAGAACAGGTCATCTATATTGCAAGTTTATCGAAAGTCTTAGCTCTAGGGTTACGATTAGCATATGTAGCGGTTCCAGATCAATTTAAGGAGCCAATTTCTAAGGCACTTTATAATTTAAATATTACGGTTTCCCCGTTATTAGCAGAACTGACAGCACGTACGATTGTATCAAATCAATTTGAAGTCTTAATTGAGGGTCATCTGGAACAAACGATTCGCAGAAACCAAATCGTAGATCGATATCTGGCAGACTTTACGTGCTTAGGTGATCAGACAGGCATCTTCCGTTGGTTGTTATTACCAGGAAAGATTACAGGGGCTGAATTTGAATTGTTAGCTGCACAGCATGGGGTACAAGTGTATGCAGCTGAACGGTTTGTAGTTGGAAATAGTTGCCCGGAAAGGGCTGTCAGAGTATCTGTATGTGCACCAAAAACCCCCGAAGAGCTTGAGCAAGGATTGATGATCCTTAAATGTTTGCTAAACGATCTTACCTAA
- a CDS encoding DUF4083 domain-containing protein, with protein MNFGDLLFQLIIFILLLGIVFAVYFVIRSIVIKNPTNSKVLEQKLDRIIELLEKENKE; from the coding sequence ATGAATTTTGGTGATTTGTTATTTCAGCTAATTATTTTTATTTTGTTGCTTGGAATAGTTTTTGCTGTTTATTTTGTTATTCGTTCAATTGTCATAAAAAATCCTACCAATTCAAAGGTACTAGAACAAAAGCTGGATAGGATAATTGAACTACTTGAAAAGGAAAATAAAGAATAA
- a CDS encoding GNAT family N-acetyltransferase, whose amino-acid sequence MIIDNQEYHVNGLTYTIRSSIENDAKDLSALRLQIDGETENMDREKGEAFIDVPGFKRVIHTDTVSSRNLFLVAVASEGIIGFSRCEGTYLMRFSHKVEFGVCVLKHFWGYRIGKNLLKESIAWADSNCIKKMTLNVLETNGRAIELYKKHGFEIEGILKKDKMLSDGEYYNTIVMGRFNE is encoded by the coding sequence ATGATAATTGATAATCAGGAATATCATGTGAATGGATTGACGTATACCATAAGGTCTTCCATCGAAAACGATGCAAAAGATTTGTCCGCATTAAGGCTACAAATTGATGGAGAAACGGAGAATATGGACAGAGAAAAAGGAGAGGCTTTCATAGATGTACCTGGATTTAAAAGGGTTATACATACGGACACAGTAAGTTCAAGAAATTTATTTTTGGTTGCTGTGGCTAGTGAGGGTATTATTGGGTTCTCAAGATGTGAAGGAACTTACCTTATGAGATTCTCCCATAAAGTAGAATTCGGTGTGTGCGTACTCAAACATTTTTGGGGATATCGAATCGGAAAAAATCTTTTGAAGGAGTCTATCGCTTGGGCTGACTCTAATTGTATTAAAAAAATGACTTTGAATGTCTTAGAAACAAACGGTAGAGCCATTGAGCTTTACAAAAAGCATGGCTTTGAAATCGAAGGCATATTAAAAAAAGACAAAATGCTTTCCGATGGTGAATACTATAACACCATTGTTATGGGGAGATTCAATGAATGA
- a CDS encoding cytochrome b, with protein sequence MRKWLEERLRVQELLDSMFKHPAPKRSNFLDYLGFATLFAFINEAITGILLATVYIPSANEAYNSVKAIEASGAENFVRSLHAWGADFMIVLVVIHLLRVFYVGAYKYPRELTWVSGVILLLGTVALGFTGYLLPWDQEGYWATNVGTAMAGYVPFIGDYLIQVLRDGVNVTGATLTRFFAIHILVLPGIILLSFLPHIFFVLRQGMTSTDELTKAKQRGEDITQKSRPFYPNEAFRMAFFILINAAALFILAGYFPKDLGDPADPLNMENYTPKPAWYFMGVYQLLKFFPGKLDVLAMVGLPLIGILVLFFLPWIDRNPSRTPKKRPIALGVAAVIMIGLGILTYQGMSSEPKTLASTGVVTHPSFQKDILPIFQTSCTQCHPGYGSYSGISKEITPGNPDNSLLYDSLTGKMKFPMPPGQPLSNDTIQTFKNWIQDGAKNN encoded by the coding sequence TTGAGAAAATGGCTTGAAGAAAGATTAAGGGTTCAGGAACTTCTAGACTCAATGTTTAAGCACCCTGCTCCTAAACGAAGTAATTTTTTAGACTATTTAGGCTTTGCTACTTTATTTGCTTTTATTAATGAAGCGATTACGGGAATATTATTGGCTACAGTATACATACCTTCAGCTAATGAAGCATACAACAGCGTCAAGGCTATAGAAGCTTCGGGTGCTGAGAATTTTGTTCGCTCCTTACATGCATGGGGAGCAGATTTCATGATTGTTTTAGTGGTTATACATTTGCTTCGTGTATTCTATGTCGGTGCTTATAAATACCCCCGTGAGTTAACCTGGGTTTCAGGAGTAATTCTGCTTCTGGGAACTGTTGCATTAGGATTTACAGGTTATCTTTTACCTTGGGATCAAGAGGGATATTGGGCAACGAATGTCGGTACGGCAATGGCAGGTTATGTTCCATTTATCGGGGATTATCTGATACAGGTTTTGCGGGATGGCGTAAACGTAACGGGAGCGACATTAACCCGGTTCTTCGCAATCCATATACTTGTTCTCCCTGGGATTATCTTATTATCTTTCTTGCCTCATATCTTTTTTGTTCTTCGTCAAGGTATGACTTCTACAGACGAACTTACTAAAGCAAAACAGAGGGGGGAAGATATAACCCAAAAGTCACGTCCTTTTTATCCAAATGAAGCTTTTCGGATGGCTTTTTTTATTTTAATTAATGCAGCTGCCCTTTTCATTCTAGCTGGTTATTTTCCTAAGGATTTGGGCGATCCAGCGGATCCATTAAACATGGAAAACTATACCCCTAAGCCTGCCTGGTATTTCATGGGTGTATATCAACTTCTAAAGTTTTTTCCTGGGAAGTTGGATGTCCTAGCGATGGTGGGGCTACCTTTGATAGGGATTCTTGTGTTATTTTTCTTGCCATGGATTGATCGTAATCCGAGTCGTACACCTAAGAAAAGACCCATTGCACTGGGTGTGGCAGCGGTAATAATGATAGGGCTAGGTATTCTAACCTATCAAGGAATGAGTTCTGAACCTAAGACTTTAGCCTCGACGGGCGTAGTTACCCATCCAAGTTTTCAAAAAGACATTCTACCTATTTTTCAGACTTCTTGCACCCAATGTCATCCTGGATACGGAAGCTATTCTGGAATTTCGAAGGAAATAACTCCTGGAAATCCTGATAATAGCCTGCTATATGATAGTTTGACAGGTAAAATGAAATTCCCGATGCCTCCTGGACAACCTTTGAGTAATGATACGATTCAAACTTTTAAAAACTGGATTCAGGATGGGGCAAAGAATAATTAA
- a CDS encoding ubiquinol-cytochrome c reductase iron-sulfur subunit has protein sequence MGKKPMNEKTEPGISRRRFLSLGVGAAGTAIAMGYIGAAGKFLEPPVANAETLKEVGKVSDFEEGVPKLITYQGSAVEEGIYVLNMGNEGWLALEFLCTHLQCAVNYEDASKTFICPCHGGGFDIKGNVLFGPIPKPLQRRVIQVQGNSVRVGGRLV, from the coding sequence ATGGGAAAGAAACCAATGAATGAGAAAACAGAACCGGGAATATCGCGCCGACGTTTTTTATCTCTTGGTGTTGGTGCAGCAGGAACTGCAATCGCAATGGGTTATATTGGTGCGGCTGGGAAATTTCTAGAACCACCGGTAGCCAATGCAGAAACGCTAAAAGAAGTAGGGAAAGTGTCCGATTTTGAGGAAGGTGTTCCTAAATTAATTACTTATCAGGGGAGTGCCGTCGAAGAAGGCATCTACGTACTCAACATGGGAAACGAAGGATGGCTTGCTCTAGAATTTCTCTGCACCCATTTACAGTGCGCGGTAAATTACGAAGATGCATCGAAAACATTCATTTGTCCATGTCATGGGGGAGGATTTGATATTAAAGGAAATGTTCTCTTTGGACCAATACCAAAACCTTTACAACGCCGGGTTATTCAAGTTCAAGGAAATTCTGTAAGAGTAGGGGGAAGGTTGGTTTGA
- a CDS encoding lipid II flippase Amj family protein, which translates to MELFSEKLILISLFIFIIHSIETLAYAVRLSGARVKLLASALSLFNLMVIISRMANMMQQPFTGSLIDNAPKENTLLFVENQYRVIIASSTLGTIMGVLLLPTFITIFSRAIIHLSEERGSIPSLIKKGLTVEYIKRGVKHIHLPRMSYLKDIRMKDIPIKLFVINMFITAIYTIGVLSALYAALIAPERASTSIMASGLINGIATILLTIFIDPKISILADDVINQRGSYTSLKASSLMMITSRLFGTILAQVFFIPGSEYIAWFTKFIV; encoded by the coding sequence TTGGAGCTCTTTTCGGAAAAGTTAATCCTAATATCATTATTTATATTTATCATTCATTCAATTGAAACACTCGCTTATGCTGTCAGATTATCTGGTGCAAGGGTAAAATTATTAGCCTCAGCATTATCTTTATTCAACCTAATGGTAATTATCTCTAGAATGGCAAATATGATGCAACAGCCTTTTACAGGAAGCCTTATTGATAATGCACCTAAAGAAAATACTTTACTTTTTGTAGAAAACCAATATAGGGTGATTATTGCTTCATCGACACTAGGAACAATAATGGGAGTTCTTTTGCTACCTACATTTATAACAATTTTTTCGAGGGCAATTATACATTTATCTGAGGAAAGAGGCTCTATCCCATCTTTAATTAAAAAAGGATTAACTGTTGAATACATAAAACGTGGAGTAAAACATATTCATTTACCAAGAATGTCTTATCTAAAGGATATACGAATGAAAGACATTCCGATAAAATTATTCGTTATTAATATGTTTATTACTGCCATTTATACAATTGGTGTCCTATCTGCATTATATGCGGCTTTAATAGCTCCAGAAAGAGCATCGACATCTATTATGGCTTCAGGACTTATCAATGGAATTGCAACAATATTACTTACAATTTTTATTGATCCTAAAATATCGATTCTGGCGGATGATGTAATAAACCAGAGGGGAAGTTATACTAGTCTAAAGGCATCGTCGCTAATGATGATTACTTCTCGATTATTTGGGACCATACTTGCTCAAGTGTTTTTTATACCGGGTTCTGAATATATTGCTTGGTTTACTAAATTTATTGTATAA
- a CDS encoding GNAT family N-acetyltransferase codes for MNSTEVYLKTVKEDNEHLRNLISKLDEHLSSLYPSEGIFGIDFNDSKINDITFAVAYIGDSPVGCGAIRPLDSENIEIKRFYVDTNYRKKGIATKLLKFLEKKAEILNFKTLLLETGNEQPEAISLYQKNGYNEIEPYGEYIGCDNSICFAKRIF; via the coding sequence ATGAATTCAACTGAAGTTTATTTAAAAACTGTTAAAGAAGATAATGAACATTTAAGAAATTTAATTTCTAAACTTGACGAACACTTATCCAGTCTCTATCCGAGTGAAGGTATCTTCGGAATAGACTTTAACGATTCAAAAATAAACGACATAACATTCGCTGTTGCATACATTGGAGATAGTCCAGTCGGGTGCGGAGCAATACGTCCATTGGACTCCGAAAACATCGAAATAAAGAGATTTTATGTTGATACAAATTATAGAAAAAAAGGCATTGCTACAAAATTATTGAAGTTCTTGGAGAAGAAAGCTGAGATTTTAAACTTTAAAACTCTGCTATTAGAAACTGGAAATGAACAACCAGAAGCAATTAGTCTTTATCAGAAAAACGGATATAACGAAATTGAACCTTATGGTGAGTATATCGGTTGTGATAATAGTATTTGTTTTGCAAAAAGAATTTTTTAG
- a CDS encoding cupin domain-containing protein, protein MKVSKQNAEHYIWGNICDGWHLVKNKDLSVIHERMPLNTSEIRHYHNQARQFFFVLSGTATIEINGKRTTLNTNEGIEIPPLISHQMINESNGDVEFLVISSPNSRGDRILTDK, encoded by the coding sequence ATGAAGGTAAGTAAACAAAACGCAGAACATTACATATGGGGAAATATTTGTGATGGCTGGCATTTAGTGAAAAATAAAGACTTAAGTGTAATTCACGAACGTATGCCCCTTAACACTTCAGAAATAAGGCATTATCATAATCAAGCACGTCAATTTTTCTTTGTTTTATCTGGTACTGCAACAATAGAAATTAATGGGAAACGTACAACTTTAAACACTAATGAGGGAATAGAAATACCACCTCTAATTTCACACCAAATGATTAATGAATCTAATGGAGATGTAGAATTTTTGGTAATATCATCACCTAATAGTAGAGGCGATAGGATTTTGACAGATAAATAA
- a CDS encoding cysteine hydrolase family protein: MGNTALIIIDLQIGVQPENVPLYNLANVLNGVNQRIRLFREKNNPIIFVQHNDSDLVLNSPDWKLFSELDVKDTDIYINKTHANSFFQTDLNEQLRKLNINKLEICGAQTEYCVDTTIRMAHGLGYKLFMKKGLTTTLNSELLGAKTIIEHHENLWNNRFLTFL, encoded by the coding sequence ATGGGAAATACAGCATTAATAATTATTGACTTGCAAATTGGTGTTCAGCCTGAAAATGTTCCGCTTTATAACTTAGCCAATGTATTAAATGGGGTTAATCAAAGAATTCGTTTATTTAGAGAAAAAAACAATCCTATAATTTTTGTCCAACATAATGATAGTGATCTAGTTCTAAATTCTCCAGATTGGAAGCTATTTTCAGAGCTTGATGTTAAAGATACAGATATCTATATCAACAAAACACATGCAAACTCATTTTTCCAGACTGATTTGAATGAACAACTAAGGAAATTAAATATAAATAAACTTGAAATTTGTGGCGCGCAAACTGAATATTGTGTAGATACAACTATTAGAATGGCTCATGGATTAGGATATAAATTATTTATGAAAAAAGGGTTAACTACCACCCTTAACAGTGAACTTCTAGGAGCTAAAACAATCATTGAGCATCATGAGAATCTCTGGAATAATAGATTTTTAACTTTTTTATAG
- a CDS encoding NADH-dependent flavin oxidoreductase: protein MNTKYSNVFESLTFKTGITIKNRVVMAPMTTWSSNDDYTVSDEEVNYYKRRVNGVGLVITGCTHVQPNGIGFTHEFAAYDDKFIPSLRKLADAVKSGGAPALLQIFHAGNKALPSLTPNGEVVSSSALGTEATAFAPTVFPKELSHDEIIEVIHAFGETTRRAIEAGFDGVEVHGAHGFLLQNFFSPFFNRRKDEWGGSLENRLRFLLAVIQEMKNVIKNHATKPFIFGYRISPEEQGGYGMEDAYELIDRLVEQELDYIHVSLDDVSSKPRGIEDGKTRLELIVEHVNGRIPLMAAGSMVTADDVASALDKGLSLTAVGHTLVMNPDWVEKVQNGKETEIKSAIKTSQVSDLELPEKLWGIIQASGPWFKIED from the coding sequence ATGAACACAAAATATAGCAACGTATTTGAATCACTTACATTTAAAACTGGTATCACGATTAAAAATAGAGTCGTTATGGCACCAATGACAACTTGGAGCAGTAATGATGATTACACCGTTTCAGATGAAGAAGTGAACTATTATAAAAGAAGAGTCAATGGAGTAGGACTTGTTATCACTGGCTGTACACATGTTCAACCAAACGGTATAGGTTTTACGCATGAATTCGCAGCTTATGACGATAAATTTATTCCAAGTCTACGGAAACTGGCGGATGCGGTGAAAAGTGGAGGAGCTCCTGCGTTACTTCAAATTTTTCATGCAGGAAACAAGGCATTGCCTTCTTTAACACCAAATGGTGAGGTGGTTAGTTCCAGTGCTTTAGGGACTGAAGCTACTGCATTTGCTCCTACAGTATTCCCTAAAGAACTTTCACATGATGAAATAATAGAAGTGATTCATGCGTTTGGAGAAACAACTAGACGAGCTATTGAAGCTGGTTTTGATGGTGTTGAAGTTCATGGTGCACACGGATTTTTACTTCAAAACTTCTTCTCTCCTTTCTTCAATAGACGTAAGGATGAATGGGGTGGCTCTCTAGAAAATCGCTTGCGTTTCCTATTGGCAGTCATTCAGGAAATGAAAAATGTGATTAAGAATCATGCAACAAAGCCATTTATTTTCGGATACAGAATATCACCTGAAGAACAAGGCGGTTATGGGATGGAAGATGCCTATGAATTAATTGACCGTTTGGTTGAACAGGAATTGGATTACATCCATGTATCGCTTGATGATGTATCTTCAAAACCACGAGGCATTGAAGATGGAAAAACACGGCTTGAATTAATTGTTGAACATGTAAACGGCAGAATTCCTCTAATGGCTGCTGGTTCTATGGTAACTGCTGATGATGTCGCATCAGCATTAGATAAAGGTCTATCCCTAACAGCAGTTGGTCATACGTTAGTCATGAATCCAGATTGGGTAGAAAAGGTTCAGAATGGAAAAGAAACTGAAATTAAGTCAGCAATTAAGACTTCTCAAGTGAGCGATCTTGAGCTTCCAGAAAAACTTTGGGGGATCATTCAAGCTTCAGGTCCATGGTTTAAGATTGAAGATTAA
- a CDS encoding MerR family transcriptional regulator yields MTYSIGEFSKIVGLSDHTLRFYEKEGLIKVSRNDNNVRIYSDENKLWIESLLHLKNTGMSLKDMKQFATWGHIGDATMEERLALLKNHRKKVVEDLKRLRQSLEHLDNKINFYENELGDCFSTN; encoded by the coding sequence TTGACATATTCTATTGGAGAATTTTCTAAAATCGTTGGGTTAAGCGACCATACATTGAGGTTTTATGAAAAAGAAGGGTTAATAAAAGTAAGCAGGAACGATAACAATGTCAGAATCTACTCGGATGAAAATAAATTATGGATTGAATCTTTGCTCCACTTGAAAAATACCGGTATGTCACTAAAAGACATGAAACAATTTGCCACGTGGGGGCATATTGGAGATGCAACAATGGAAGAACGGTTAGCTTTACTTAAAAATCATCGCAAAAAAGTAGTCGAAGATTTGAAGAGGCTTCGTCAAAGTTTAGAGCATCTGGATAATAAAATTAATTTTTATGAAAATGAATTAGGAGACTGTTTCTCTACAAATTAA